The proteins below come from a single Psychrobacter sp. FDAARGOS_221 genomic window:
- a CDS encoding phage tail protein: protein MGGGGKGGGGGHTPIEQPNTLESAQKLKIIDLLCEGVAGQDVTFKNIYLDNTPIQNQDGSYNFTGIRVSALPGTHNQDYLAGFDSTDKIVSVGAEVKADKPITRTITDPLVDSVRVTLALGSLVEMKNNGDRVGSSVSLTVRCGNKSYPVTITGKTTSAYHQDVVLTDLPDTPFNISVHRNTPDSTSDSTSNATHWVSYVESIDAKFSYPNSVVVGLEIDSAQFGGKIPKRTYLNKWTQIKVPDNYDPIKRTYDGIWTGEFKTAWSDNPAWVFYDLVTDKRYGLGDRLGDFGCDKWSLYQIAKYCDQIVPDGFGGEEPRFTCNAYLSEPRDAKALLDDLASVFRGIAVWDGQMVTALQDAKKDPVATYTNANVVDGAFAYSGAAQKTIFTAVHVKYNDKADNYATKTEYVANDDAIKRYGLNVKQVTAFGCTSRGQAARVGKWLIETSIREQQMVNFKIGREGIRHLPFDIIEIADNDYAGDMIAGRVLSVTGNTITVDRAMTDISSIRYYANGHSKTVSVQSVNDTKITLTDTPNGIEQLGVFSAAKTDVKPRLFRALSIKEDGDTYTISAVQHDENKEAIVDKGVTFEQDDTATKHTPQVSYGRVSKDGDELLIAWEGTNTTEYLIKIYKDGELYRSYSQDSAEIKLKGLPNGEYKAEIRGKSANGQLTEPVIKTWSIDYDIKGLKATSELFAIKLDWTNPTRVINKAKIEIYRSLSNNRATATKVATLSYPTDTFIQNGVKLSETHYFWLRLIDDQGNMGDWVTVSGQCSSDTSQIVASINGKITRTELSQALINSLQTDINTAKTQAINSANVNADNKVAAEATKRAQALQAEATKRADAIQAEVTARQKALAAQDKKQTDALTAKAQQLGTQISAVETVNDAQAKQLTTLTAKQGNLTSGLEVERTARIAGDNAEAEARQTLVSRVGSAESSINTLQSTKASKTEVASLARSGLQSEWRDDIDAIEIGGRNLLRNSEFNQGLNFWYKQSTGSSLEKDGTMRLTKGADIYQTGVIASTPLIATVWCRGNGSILCRYGGGSRTGYVTLKSDSEYLPYSFVISSKGNTNLIIDSLGDVFVQKVKLEKGNKATDWTPAPEDVAEEINNTKASLDEFKQTQATKDQAQTVVNSQALSRINSAESSISNLQSTKASKSEVVSLARTGLQSEWQSAANTAKQQAINAAKADAKAKADEAKSAAQEYANAQINAKSVSDKAYADGLVSAEEQRAIDDANAKLAVAKADAKAKADAAESAAKAHADAIEIGGRNLLISERYKYTPNIDGEFQTLTFSNKTSEDLLKAFWLEPGTYTFSLLASFANNGSEGQFRVYRIYGKNTIGYFRAPSDYVDGDTVKLSHTFTLESRAAVNLQVYNHNFGTAFVSNASVGAIKLEKGNKATDWTPAPEDIAEEINSTKASLDEFKQTQATKDQAQTVVNSQALSRINSAESSISNLQSTKASKSEVVSLARTGLQSEWQSAANTAKQQAINAAKADAKAKADEAKSAAQEYANAQINAKSVSDKAYADGLVSAEEQRAIDDANAKLAVAKADAKAKADAAESAAKAHADAIEIGGRNLLISERYKYTPNIDGEFQTLTFSNKTSEDLLKAFWLEPGTYTFSLLASFANNGSEGQFRVYRIYGKNTIGYFRAPSDYVDGDTVKLSHTFTLESRAAVNLQVYNHNFGTAFVSNASVGAIKLEKGNKATDWTPAPEDIAEEINSTKASLDEFKQTQATKDQAQTVVNSQALSRINSAESSISNLQSTKASKSEVVSLARTGLQSEWQSAANTAKQQAINAAKADAKAKADEAKSAAQEYANAQINAKSVSDKAYADGLVSAEEQRAIDDANAKLAVAKADAKAKADAAESAAKAHADAIEIGGRNLLISERYKYTPNIDGEFQTLTFSNKTSEDLLKAFWLEPGTYTFSLLASFANNGSEGQFRVYRIYGKNTIGYFRAPSDYVDGDTVKLSHTFTLESRAAVNLQVYNHNFGTAFVSNASVGAIKLEKGNKATDWTPAPEDIAEEINSTKASLDEFKQTQASKDQAQTVVNSQALSRIDNAEGKITSLQQTSVTKDKAQSTHTIKTQAIAGGKRALAGIAVGAMANEQTAESEVIVMADKFGVVRDAGDGVVKPMFTVLNNQAVFNGDLIADGTILGKHIKANQTLSAPKIQGGELNINNRFIVDKYGNTTIQSSTAKTGLKITHEKIEVYDSAGRLRVRLGKLN from the coding sequence ATACACCATTTAATATCAGCGTACATCGCAACACACCAGACAGCACTAGCGACAGTACAAGCAACGCTACGCATTGGGTAAGCTATGTTGAGTCAATCGATGCTAAATTTAGCTATCCAAATTCTGTAGTAGTCGGTCTTGAGATTGATTCTGCACAATTTGGCGGCAAAATCCCAAAACGTACTTATTTAAACAAATGGACACAGATTAAAGTACCTGACAATTACGACCCAATCAAACGCACGTATGATGGTATTTGGACGGGTGAATTTAAGACCGCTTGGAGTGATAATCCAGCGTGGGTGTTTTATGACTTAGTGACTGATAAACGCTACGGCTTGGGCGACCGTCTTGGCGACTTTGGCTGTGATAAATGGTCACTGTATCAAATCGCTAAATACTGTGATCAGATTGTACCAGACGGCTTTGGCGGTGAAGAACCCCGCTTTACCTGTAATGCGTATCTAAGCGAGCCGCGAGACGCCAAAGCACTGCTTGATGACTTAGCAAGCGTGTTCCGTGGCATTGCTGTGTGGGATGGTCAAATGGTGACGGCACTGCAAGACGCCAAAAAAGACCCAGTTGCCACTTACACTAATGCTAACGTGGTGGACGGTGCATTTGCATACTCTGGTGCAGCTCAAAAGACCATATTTACTGCTGTGCATGTCAAATACAACGACAAAGCCGACAACTACGCAACAAAGACCGAATACGTCGCAAACGATGATGCAATCAAGCGTTATGGACTCAATGTTAAACAAGTCACCGCCTTTGGTTGTACTAGCCGTGGGCAAGCAGCCCGTGTCGGTAAATGGCTCATTGAAACCTCAATTCGTGAGCAACAAATGGTTAATTTTAAGATCGGTCGTGAAGGTATCCGCCATTTGCCGTTTGACATCATTGAAATCGCTGACAATGACTACGCTGGCGATATGATCGCTGGGCGTGTGCTGTCAGTCACTGGCAATACAATCACTGTTGACCGTGCAATGACTGATATCAGCAGTATCCGCTACTATGCTAACGGCCATAGCAAAACTGTGTCTGTGCAATCAGTAAATGATACCAAAATCACGCTTACAGATACCCCAAATGGCATCGAGCAATTAGGTGTATTTAGTGCTGCTAAAACAGACGTTAAACCCCGTTTATTTAGGGCTTTAAGCATTAAAGAAGATGGCGACACTTACACAATCAGTGCCGTACAACACGATGAAAACAAAGAAGCCATCGTTGATAAAGGTGTAACTTTTGAACAAGATGATACAGCGACCAAACACACGCCTCAAGTTAGCTATGGCCGTGTCTCTAAAGATGGCGATGAATTACTAATTGCGTGGGAAGGCACTAACACCACTGAGTATCTGATCAAAATCTATAAAGACGGAGAGCTATACCGCAGCTACAGCCAAGACAGTGCCGAGATTAAACTTAAAGGCTTACCGAATGGTGAGTATAAAGCCGAAATCCGTGGTAAATCAGCAAACGGGCAACTGACTGAGCCAGTTATCAAGACATGGTCTATCGACTATGACATCAAAGGGCTAAAAGCAACATCTGAGCTGTTTGCGATTAAGCTGGATTGGACCAACCCAACGAGGGTTATTAATAAAGCCAAGATTGAGATATATCGTAGCTTAAGCAATAACAGAGCGACTGCAACCAAAGTTGCTACTTTGTCTTACCCCACCGATACATTTATTCAAAATGGCGTTAAGTTATCGGAAACACATTACTTTTGGTTACGCTTAATCGATGACCAGGGCAATATGGGCGACTGGGTAACTGTGAGTGGTCAGTGCAGTAGTGACACATCGCAAATTGTCGCAAGCATTAACGGCAAAATCACCCGAACTGAGTTATCGCAAGCATTAATTAATAGCTTACAGACTGATATTAATACGGCTAAAACCCAAGCTATTAACAGTGCCAATGTTAACGCTGATAATAAAGTAGCCGCTGAAGCCACTAAACGTGCTCAAGCATTGCAAGCAGAAGCGACCAAGCGAGCTGATGCAATACAAGCTGAAGTCACAGCACGGCAGAAAGCACTGGCAGCACAAGACAAAAAGCAAACAGACGCTTTGACTGCTAAAGCTCAACAGCTTGGCACGCAAATTAGTGCGGTTGAGACTGTCAATGATGCTCAAGCTAAGCAGTTAACAACATTGACGGCTAAACAAGGCAATTTAACATCTGGTTTGGAAGTAGAACGGACAGCACGTATTGCGGGTGACAATGCTGAGGCTGAGGCTCGTCAAACGTTGGTAAGCAGAGTTGGCTCTGCTGAAAGCAGTATCAACACTCTGCAATCTACAAAGGCCAGCAAGACCGAAGTAGCAAGCCTTGCACGCAGCGGACTACAAAGCGAGTGGCGTGATGATATTGACGCTATTGAGATAGGTGGTCGGAATTTATTAAGAAATAGTGAGTTTAATCAAGGTTTAAATTTTTGGTACAAGCAATCGACAGGTTCTTCATTAGAAAAAGATGGCACCATGCGGTTAACTAAAGGTGCTGATATTTACCAAACAGGAGTAATTGCTAGCACTCCATTGATAGCTACTGTTTGGTGCAGGGGCAATGGCTCTATATTATGTAGATATGGAGGAGGTTCAAGGACTGGTTATGTAACACTAAAATCTGATAGTGAGTATTTACCATATTCGTTTGTCATTAGCAGTAAAGGCAATACCAACTTAATTATAGACAGTCTAGGAGATGTGTTTGTTCAGAAAGTAAAACTAGAAAAAGGCAACAAGGCTACAGACTGGACACCAGCACCCGAAGACGTCGCTGAAGAAATCAACAACACAAAAGCCAGTCTTGATGAGTTTAAACAGACTCAAGCGACTAAAGACCAAGCTCAGACTGTGGTTAATAGCCAAGCACTGTCTCGTATCAATAGTGCCGAAAGTAGTATCAGCAATCTGCAAAGCACCAAAGCCTCTAAGTCTGAGGTAGTGAGCCTTGCACGTACTGGGCTGCAGAGTGAATGGCAAAGTGCAGCGAATACAGCTAAACAGCAAGCAATCAATGCTGCCAAAGCAGATGCCAAAGCTAAGGCAGATGAGGCCAAGTCTGCTGCTCAAGAATACGCTAACGCTCAAATTAATGCTAAGAGCGTTAGTGATAAAGCATACGCTGACGGTCTCGTAAGTGCTGAAGAGCAAAGGGCTATTGACGATGCCAATGCTAAACTAGCTGTTGCTAAGGCGGACGCTAAAGCCAAGGCAGATGCAGCTGAGTCAGCAGCTAAAGCTCATGCAGACGCTATTGAGATTGGTGGGCGTAACTTACTGATTTCTGAAAGATATAAATATACACCAAATATAGATGGTGAGTTTCAAACACTCACATTTTCTAATAAAACGTCAGAGGACTTGCTAAAAGCATTTTGGCTTGAGCCAGGTACTTATACGTTCTCATTGTTGGCTAGTTTTGCTAACAATGGCTCAGAGGGTCAGTTTAGGGTGTATAGAATTTATGGGAAAAATACTATAGGTTATTTTAGAGCGCCTAGTGATTATGTAGATGGGGATACTGTCAAGCTATCTCATACATTCACATTGGAGTCTCGTGCAGCTGTAAACCTGCAAGTATATAACCATAATTTTGGTACCGCTTTTGTTAGCAACGCCAGTGTCGGTGCTATTAAGCTAGAAAAAGGCAACAAAGCAACAGACTGGACGCCAGCGCCAGAAGACATTGCTGAAGAAATTAACAGTACAAAAGCAAGTCTTGATGAGTTTAAGCAGACTCAAGCGACTAAAGACCAAGCTCAGACTGTGGTTAATAGCCAAGCACTGTCTCGTATCAATAGTGCCGAAAGTAGTATCAGCAATCTGCAAAGCACCAAAGCCTCTAAGTCTGAGGTAGTGAGCCTTGCACGTACTGGGCTGCAGAGTGAATGGCAAAGTGCAGCGAATACAGCTAAACAGCAAGCAATCAATGCTGCCAAAGCAGATGCCAAAGCTAAGGCAGATGAGGCCAAGTCTGCTGCTCAAGAATACGCTAACGCTCAAATTAATGCTAAGAGCGTTAGTGATAAAGCATACGCTGACGGTCTCGTAAGTGCTGAAGAGCAAAGGGCTATTGACGATGCCAATGCTAAACTAGCTGTTGCTAAGGCGGACGCTAAAGCCAAGGCAGATGCAGCTGAGTCAGCAGCTAAAGCTCATGCAGACGCTATTGAGATTGGTGGGCGTAACTTACTGATTTCTGAAAGATATAAATATACACCAAATATAGATGGTGAGTTTCAAACACTCACATTTTCTAATAAAACGTCAGAGGACTTGCTAAAAGCATTTTGGCTTGAGCCAGGTACTTATACGTTCTCATTGTTGGCTAGTTTTGCTAACAATGGCTCAGAGGGTCAGTTTAGGGTGTATAGAATTTATGGGAAAAATACTATAGGTTATTTTAGAGCGCCTAGTGATTATGTAGATGGGGATACTGTCAAGCTATCTCATACATTCACATTGGAGTCTCGTGCAGCTGTAAACCTGCAAGTATATAACCATAATTTTGGTACCGCTTTTGTTAGCAACGCCAGTGTCGGTGCTATTAAGCTAGAAAAAGGCAACAAAGCAACAGACTGGACGCCAGCGCCAGAAGACATTGCTGAAGAAATTAACAGTACAAAAGCAAGTCTTGATGAGTTTAAGCAGACTCAAGCGACTAAAGACCAAGCTCAGACTGTGGTTAATAGCCAAGCACTGTCTCGTATCAATAGTGCCGAAAGTAGTATCAGCAATCTGCAAAGCACCAAAGCCTCTAAGTCTGAGGTAGTGAGCCTTGCACGTACTGGGCTGCAGAGTGAATGGCAAAGTGCAGCGAATACAGCTAAACAGCAAGCAATCAATGCTGCCAAAGCAGATGCCAAAGCTAAGGCAGATGAGGCCAAGTCTGCTGCTCAAGAATACGCTAACGCTCAAATTAATGCTAAGAGCGTTAGTGATAAAGCATACGCTGACGGTCTCGTAAGTGCTGAAGAGCAAAGGGCTATTGACGATGCCAATGCTAAACTAGCTGTTGCTAAGGCGGACGCTAAAGCCAAGGCAGATGCAGCTGAGTCAGCAGCTAAAGCTCATGCAGACGCTATTGAGATTGGTGGGCGTAACTTACTGATTTCTGAAAGATATAAATATACACCAAATATAGATGGTGAGTTTCAAACACTCACATTTTCTAATAAAACGTCAGAGGACTTGCTAAAAGCATTTTGGCTTGAGCCAGGTACTTATACGTTCTCATTGTTGGCTAGTTTTGCTAACAATGGCTCAGAGGGTCAGTTTAGGGTGTATAGAATTTATGGGAAAAATACTATAGGTTATTTTAGAGCGCCTAGTGATTATGTAGATGGGGATACTGTCAAGCTATCTCATACATTCACATTGGAGTCTCGTGCAGCTGTAAACCTGCAAGTATATAACCATAATTTTGGTACCGCTTTTGTTAGCAACGCCAGTGTCGGTGCTATTAAGCTAGAAAAAGGCAACAAAGCAACAGACTGGACGCCAGCGCCAGAAGACATTGCTGAAGAAATTAACAGTACAAAAGCAAGTCTTGATGAGTTTAAGCAGACTCAAGCATCTAAAGACCAAGCTCAAACTGTTGTTAATAGTCAGGCGCTGTCTCGTATTGATAACGCTGAAGGCAAGATCACGTCTTTACAGCAAACGTCAGTAACCAAAGACAAAGCCCAATCTACTCACACCATCAAAACACAAGCCATTGCTGGCGGTAAACGAGCTCTCGCAGGCATTGCTGTTGGGGCAATGGCAAATGAGCAAACAGCAGAAAGCGAAGTCATTGTTATGGCTGATAAGTTTGGCGTTGTCAGAGATGCGGGTGATGGCGTCGTCAAGCCAATGTTTACTGTGCTTAATAACCAAGCGGTCTTTAATGGCGATTTGATCGCAGACGGCACAATCTTGGGTAAGCACATCAAAGCCAATCAAACACTATCAGCACCAAAAATACAAGGCGGTGAGTTAAATATCAACAACCGTTTTATTGTTGATAAGTACGGCAACACGACTATCCAAAGTAGCACAGCTAAGACTGGACTGAAAATCACGCATGAAAAAATCGAAGTCTATGACAGCGCTGGGCGGTTACGTGTCAGATTGGGCAAGTTAAATTAA
- a CDS encoding YrbL family protein, producing the protein MIAVEELELLGKGTQKLVYAHPEDDNKVIKLMRPENATVDGGRATQHHLRSHRHQGIYRQFRRELLQYLQLCKNNYSDKQFIFPIETVYGFIPCSRSLKMRIATSQNENKKPS; encoded by the coding sequence ATGATTGCAGTAGAAGAACTTGAATTACTTGGTAAAGGCACACAAAAGCTGGTCTATGCCCATCCAGAGGATGATAATAAAGTAATCAAGCTAATGCGACCAGAGAATGCGACTGTTGATGGTGGCCGCGCGACACAGCACCACTTACGCTCTCATCGTCATCAAGGTATTTATCGCCAGTTCCGTCGTGAGCTATTGCAATACTTACAGCTGTGTAAAAACAACTACAGTGACAAACAATTTATTTTCCCGATTGAGACCGTATACGGTTTCATCCCATGTAGCCGGTCGCTAAAAATGAGAATCGCAACCAGTCAAAATGAGAACAAAAAACCCAGTTAA
- a CDS encoding glycosyltransferase family 25 protein, whose amino-acid sequence MKNYVISLKSATERRQHIKKEFGKQQVDFEFFDALTPETAKQYITDKALPFELEPDHLTPVELACMMSHVAVWKKALDEGVSHFTVFEDDVYLGQDAAFFLNNSDWIKPSWDIIKIETVDNKVLLNTKKQTSIEKQRQLIPLKGKHLGAGAYTLSRQGAQKVLNYTLQHIMLPIDETVFRDLINENVMPVYQMVPALCIQDIILNKSAEALVLPSTLEEDRRKRMRSEKKKGLAKIRREANRLVDQTKDALFAKSIPFR is encoded by the coding sequence ATGAAAAATTATGTCATTAGTCTAAAGTCGGCAACAGAGCGCCGTCAACATATCAAAAAAGAATTTGGCAAGCAGCAAGTCGATTTTGAGTTTTTTGATGCACTAACGCCTGAGACGGCTAAGCAGTATATTACTGACAAAGCCCTACCCTTTGAGCTTGAGCCTGATCATTTAACACCGGTTGAATTGGCTTGCATGATGAGTCATGTGGCGGTATGGAAAAAAGCACTTGATGAAGGCGTATCTCACTTCACAGTTTTTGAGGACGATGTATATTTAGGGCAAGATGCTGCTTTTTTTCTAAACAACTCTGACTGGATTAAGCCGAGTTGGGATATCATTAAGATTGAAACAGTAGATAACAAAGTACTGTTAAACACCAAAAAACAAACATCTATCGAAAAACAGCGTCAATTAATCCCTTTAAAAGGCAAGCACTTAGGTGCTGGTGCTTATACTCTTTCAAGACAGGGCGCTCAAAAGGTGCTGAATTATACGCTACAGCACATCATGCTTCCGATTGATGAAACTGTGTTTAGAGATTTAATTAACGAAAACGTCATGCCGGTATATCAAATGGTACCAGCACTTTGTATCCAAGATATTATTCTAAATAAATCTGCAGAAGCATTGGTGTTACCCAGTACTTTAGAAGAGGACCGTCGTAAACGTATGCGCTCAGAAAAGAAAAAAGGGTTGGCTAAAATACGCCGTGAAGCCAATAGATTGGTAGATCAAACCAAAGACGCCCTATTTGCCAAATCAATACCTTTTCGATAG
- a CDS encoding glycosyltransferase family 25 protein: MKTVTYLINLDSSEERLKQATEQLNAVNWPFERVSAYDGRGKQLSEFEDYDDTKTRKQLGRRLLNSEIGCYLSHYQCAEKFLQTDADYLVVLEDDLKITSEFKRIIDATLAYLHEHPELDWYLVNLASKKKKLAHDITTLEGHSLWHAFYFPIRGLGLIWSRQGAAEFVAKGKPISMPVDIFFQNWLSANGKGLGIWPAPVRPLGIDSDILGSVTEQNIERKDREKRDASYNLKKQMRMLKNKSAAMKHLATAKAKSK; encoded by the coding sequence ATGAAAACAGTCACTTATTTAATTAATCTAGACAGTAGCGAAGAACGTTTAAAGCAAGCAACAGAACAGCTAAACGCTGTGAACTGGCCTTTTGAGCGTGTCTCGGCTTATGATGGACGCGGCAAACAGCTATCAGAGTTTGAGGACTATGATGATACTAAAACTAGAAAACAGCTGGGTCGACGTTTACTAAACTCTGAAATTGGCTGTTATTTAAGCCATTACCAATGTGCCGAGAAATTCTTGCAGACTGATGCTGATTATTTGGTTGTGCTTGAAGATGACTTGAAAATCACATCTGAGTTTAAGAGGATTATCGATGCGACTTTAGCCTATTTACATGAGCATCCTGAACTAGACTGGTATTTGGTGAATCTGGCTTCAAAGAAGAAAAAGCTAGCGCATGACATCACGACACTAGAGGGTCATAGCTTATGGCATGCCTTTTATTTTCCAATTCGCGGTCTTGGACTGATTTGGTCACGTCAAGGTGCTGCTGAATTCGTTGCCAAAGGCAAACCTATCTCCATGCCAGTTGATATCTTTTTCCAAAATTGGCTAAGTGCAAATGGTAAAGGTTTGGGTATTTGGCCAGCTCCGGTCAGACCTTTAGGCATTGATAGCGATATCTTAGGCTCAGTGACTGAACAAAATATTGAGCGTAAAGATAGAGAAAAAAGAGACGCCAGCTATAACCTTAAGAAGCAAATGCGCATGTTAAAAAATAAATCTGCAGCTATGAAACATTTAGCGACCGCTAAAGCGAAATCGAAATAA